The Impatiens glandulifera chromosome 3, dImpGla2.1, whole genome shotgun sequence genome contains a region encoding:
- the LOC124929004 gene encoding WD repeat-containing protein 44, whose translation MLTLEEDIQEEIFFDSEDHYSTENQLEDGYEIWLKEPKSVEERRQSFLREMGFERLVESVGAVSAGCNSYTPVAVTGVDEISPVCCVRELNGEANCPVEDISNALPCLPSSACANDSTCIIPEECKSTTCTCVRERSILKNWWKQFVNRKSRTKQEDERAQSSRIKVNRKKKSRTDLSALYLGQEISAHKGLIWTMKFSPDGKYLASGGEDGFIRIWRVTQASRFTKETEEHQVNLSRKKTTNRGRVVVVPDKIFQVEKSPIHEFRGHTDGILDVAWSSNSNCILSASKDNSVRQWEMGSDECLAIYRHSNYVTCVQFNPWNGNYFITGSIDGKVRIWDLFERRVVDWADVRDQVTAICYQPDGKGLVAGTLKGFCRHYELSDNGLQLNSHIKGKKHKKITCIQFPPEDNSKIIVSSEDSEVRIINLNVTHNLEGLLLPPQRQRQMSAAFTSDGGHVISTRNNNSQVYMWKYDEPSSPSSSSSSSCSDRSSSSSSSGRSLSSCEYFSIHHGVSVAVPWRREMSEGAHEKRDGGGGGGGGGRRERFSLGNWFSMEGSSRVSATWPEEKLPKMGVVQNEDQDWDSVMLSAEEQLSETWGLVIVTAGWDGIIRTFHNFGLPAAAAAAAAATNI comes from the exons ATGCTGACCTTAGAAGAGGATATTCAAGAAGAAATCTTTTTTGATTCCGAAGATCATTATTCAACAGAAAACCAATTGGAGGATGGTTACGAGATCTGGTTGAAAGAGCCCAAGAGTGTTGAGGAGCGGCGTCAGAGCTTTCTACGAGAAATGGGTTTCGAAAGGTTGGTTGAAAGTGTTGGTGCTGTTTCTGCCGGTTGTAATAGTTATACGCCCGTGGCTGTGACTGGTGTGGATGAAATTAGTCCGGTTTGCTGTGTTAGAGAATTGAATGGCGAAGCCAATTGCCCTGTTGAGGATATTTCAAATGCATTGCCCTGTTTGCCCTCATCTGCTTGTGCAAATGATTCAACATGTATTATTCCTGAAGAATGCAAGAGTACTACTTGTACATGTGTACGTGAGAGGTCAATATTGAAGAATTGGTGGAAACAGTTTGTAAATAGGAAGAGTCGAACTAAGCAGGAAGATGAAAGAGCACAAAGTAGTCGAATCAAGGTAAACCGGAAGAAGAAGAGTAGGACTGATTTGAGTGCTCTTTATCTTGGTCAAGAGATCTCCGCTCATAAAGGCCTGATTTGGACAATGAAATTCAGTCCAGATGGGAAGTATCTAGCTAGCGGCGGCGAAGATGGGTTCATCAGAATCTGGCGTGTTACTCAAGCCAGTAGATTCACCAAGGAAACCGAAGAACATCAAGTCAACCTCTCAAGGAAGAAGACAACTAATCGCGGTCGCGTTGTTGTCGTTCCTGATAAAATATTCCAGGTTGAAAAATCACCTATTCACGAGTTTCGCGGTCACACCGATGGAATCCTAGACGTCGCTTGGTCAAGTAATTCTAAT TGTATCCTTTCAGCATCCAAAGATAACTCTGTTCGTCAATGGGAAATGGGTAGCGATGAATGCCTTGCAATTTACCGACACAGTAATTATG TAACTTGCGTGCAATTCAATCCTTGGAACGGTAATTACTTCATAACCGGGTCTATAGATGGAAAAGTTCGCATCTGGGATCTATTTGAGAGACGGGTAGTCGATTGGGCCGATGTACGAGATCAAGTGACCGCAATATGTTACCAACCCGATGGCaag GGATTGGTTGCTGGTACTCTAAAAGGCTTCTGCCGTCACTACGAATTATCAGACAATGGGCTTCAATTGAATTCTCATATAAAGGGGAAAAAGCACAAGAAGATCACTTGCATTCAG TTCCCTCCAGAAGATAATAGTAAAATCATCGTCTCCTCAGAAGACTCCGAAGTTCGCATAATCAACCTAAATGTGACGCATAACTTAGAAG gtcttcttcttcctccacaAAGACAAAGGCAGATGTCGGCCGCCTTTACATCCGACGGCGGACATGTAATCTCGACCAGAAATAACAATTCTCAAGTTTACATGTGGAAATACGACGAACCCTCTtccccttcttcttcatcatcttcatcttgtTCAGATAGatcatcatcgtcgtcatcGTCGGGTAGATCTCTGTCTTCTTGTGAGTATTTCTCTATCCATCATGGAGTTTCAGTGGCGGTGCCTTGGAGGAGAGAGATGAGTGAGGGAGCACATGAGAAGCGagacggcggcggcggcggtggtGGTGGGGGGAGGAGAGAACGTTTTTCACTTGGGAATTGGTTTTCCATGGAAGGGTCGAGTCGGGTTTCTGCAACATGGCCGGAAGAGAAACTGCCAAAAATGGGGGTGGTGCAGAATGAGGATCAAGATTGGGATTCTGTAATGTTGTCGGCGGAGGAACAGCTGTCGGAGACATGGGGCCTTGTCATAGTCACGGCTGGTTGGGACGGAATTATTAGGACGTTCCATAACTTTGGCTTGcctgcagcagcagcagcagcagcagcagcaaccaatatttaa
- the LOC124932932 gene encoding uncharacterized protein LOC124932932 has protein sequence MDKDQDDIQFIGLFGIYKESLTIINSWRNSFAKIALATILPLSVVFLAHIEISELLFSEILHNEDALDETRANTPRYAKLSHMISSEWTAFWIFKFFYFIFFLILSLLSTSAIVYTIACIYTAKSMPSLYELVTIVVPRVWKRLIVTFLWNFVIIFMYNVIAVLTFILWGFLFSPNVVGIVVLCIMVVLYLTGFVYINVIWHLASVVSVLEDVYGIQAMIKSKALIKGKMRVAAIMFLTVNLLFLGVQIVYQRFVVLEASLWLRLFYGMICLNFLVILILLGLVIQTVIYFICKSYHHENIDKLLLSDHLEAYLGHYVPLKSSMDVQLEQFQL, from the coding sequence ATGGACAAAGATCAAGATGATATTCAATTCATAGGTCTCTTCGGCATCTACAAAGAATCCCTCACCATTATCAACTCATGGCGAAATTCCTTCGCCAAAATCGCTCTCGCTACCATCCTTCCTCTTTCGGTCGTCTTCTTAGCCCACATCGAGATCTCCGAGCTCCTCTTCTCCGAGATTCTCCATAACGAAGATGCCTTGGATGAAACCCGAGCCAACACCCCAAGGTACGCCAAACTATCCCACATGATCTCTTCCGAATGGACCGCCTTTTGGATTTTCAAGTTTTTCTACTTCATATTCTTCCTCATCCTTTCCCTCCTCTCGACCTCTGCCATCGTTTACACCATCGCATGCATTTACACCGCCAAATCCATGCCTTCTCTATACGAGCTCGTCACTATCGTCGTGCCTAGGGTTTGGAAGAGGCTCATCGTCACGTTCTTATGGAATTTCGTCATTATCTTCATGTATAATGTTATAGCCGTCTTGACATTTATTCTTTGGGGGTTCCTCTTCTCGCCAAACGTGGTAGGGATAGTAGTTTTATGTATTATGGTCGTGTTATACTTAACAGGTTTTGTCTACATTAATGTAATATGGCATCTCGCGAGCGTCGTATCGGTTTTGGAGGATGTGTATGGAATTCAAGCCATGATTAAGAGCAAGGCGTTGATAAAGGGTAAGATGCGAGTGGCTGCGATTATGTTTCTCACGGTTAACCTTTTATTCTTAGGGGTTCAAATTGTATACCAACGGTTCGTTGTGCTTGAGGCGTCGTTATGGCTTAGATTGTTCTATGGAATGATTTGCTTGAATTTTCTTGTTATCTTGATCTTATTAGGGTTAGTGATTCAGACAGTGATTTACTTTATTTGTAAGTCTTACCATCACGAGAATATCGATAAATTATTGTTGTCTGATCACCTCGAGGCTTATTTGGGACATTATGTTCCTCTAAAGTCGTCCATGGATGTCCAACTTGAGCAATTTCAATTGTAA